From the genome of Aspergillus fumigatus Af293 chromosome 1, whole genome shotgun sequence, one region includes:
- a CDS encoding aminopeptidase P family protein has protein sequence MRGSGRSDIVISAVDALDICITLARNDCDKYPAKQHARRVAAKLGVSSGLIYLVGQPTINWGDSDQPRPFRQRRYFYYLSGVEEADCYLTYDIKNDLLTLYVPDFDLHRAIWMGPTLTVKEARERYDVDQVRYHASLKGDIQRWADNYNKTSLLYILHDTQKPQVLSNELRLDDELLLPAMDAARGIKDEHEIRMIREANRVSALAHRKVLENVLRMSTEAEIEGLFLDTCISHGAKNQAYEIIAGSGENAAVLHYVKNNEPLQGRQLVCLDAGAEWNCYASDVTRTFPLAADWPTARARDIYQLVEEMQEECIKRIQKGVRFLDLQVLAHVIAIEGLMRLGILKGGSVEEIRESGASTVFFPHGLGHHVGLEVHDVSAKRLTAVEGDKEYYSSILVPSMSHCPCTLSAPLLEEGMVVTVEPGIYFSRLALANARKLAFAKYINFDEAEKYIPIGGVRIEDDILVTSSGHENLTTAPKGEEMLEIIRRGIDS, from the exons ATGCGTGGCTCTGGACGGTCAGATATTGTTATCAGTGCTGTTGATGCCCTTGATATCTGCATTACCCTGGCCAGAAATGACTGCGATAAATATCCAG CAAAACAACATGCTCGCAGAGTGGCTGCGAAGCTCGGTGTCTCGTCTGGTCTAATTTACCTTGTTGGTCAGCCTACAATTAATTGGGGAGATTCAGATCAGCCGCGTCCGTTCCGACAAAGGCGATACTTCTACTACCTTAGCGGGGTTGAAGAGGCGGACTGCTATCTGACGTATGATATCAAGAATGATCTCTTGACGCTTTATGTGCCCGATTTCGACTTGCACCGGGCCATATGGATGGGACCGACTTTGACAGTGAAAGAAGCTCGAGAACGGTACGATGTCGATCAAGTGCGGTACCATGCATCTCTCAAGGGTGACATCCAGCGATGGGCGGATAACTACAACAAGACGAGtctcttatatattcttCATGATACCCAGAAGCCCCAGGTGCTGTCAAATGAACTTCGCTTAGATGACGAATTGCTGTTACCAGCCATGGATGCAGCTCGGGGCATCAAAGATGAGCATGAGATTCGGATGATTCGAGAAGCGAACAGAGTATCTGCTCTGGCCCACCGCAAGGTGCTCGAAAATGTTCTCCGAATGTCGACAGAGGCAGAGATCGAAGGTCTTTTTCTAGACACCTGCATCTCCCATGGAGCGAAAAACCAAGCATATGAGATCATCGCTGGGTCAGGGGAGAATGCGGCCGTTCTTCATTATGTGAAGAATAATGAACCGCTTCAAGGAAGACAGCTGGTCTGTCTGGACGCAGGTGCCGAGTGGAACTGCTACGCCAGTGACGTAACCCGGACCTTTCCCCTGGCCGCTGACTGGCCCACAGCGCGGGCCAGGGACATTTACCAGCTGGTAGAAGAGATGCAAGAGGAATGCATCAAGCGTATACAGAAAGGTGTGCGATTTCTAGACCTACAGGTCCTGGCACACGTGATTGCAATTGAAGGGTTGATGCGACTAGGCATCCTCAAGGGCGGCTCGGTAGAAGAAATCCGCGAGTCCGGGGCATCGACCGTCTTTTTCCCGCACGGATTGGGCCATCACGTCGGACTCGAAGTACATGACGTGTCTGCGAAACGGCTCACAGCTGTTGAGGGGGACAAGGAATACTACAGCTCGATATTGGTACCGTCTATGAGCCATTGTCCCTGTACACTTTCCGCACCATTATTGGAGGAAGGTATGGTGGTTACAGTCGAGCCCGGCATCTACTTTTCCCGGCTGGCTCTGGCGAATGCACGGAAGCTGGCCTTTGCAAAGTATATAAACTTTGACGAGGCCGAGAAATACATTCCAATTGGTGGTGTGCGCATTGAGGACGATATTTTGGTGACCAGCTCTGGGCACGAAAACCTGACTACAGCTCCCAAAGGGGAAGAAATGCTAGAGATCATCCGTCGGGGGATCGACAGTTAG
- a CDS encoding J domain-containing protein: protein MSTDYNYDEQGQFFPFFILTLTGLVTLPLTYNLLKPSKELENTAPRIQSDYKPEHGDLIEAQKRKRLRKERRIKRIVTVIAGYAIMAWMAYLIVVTARTAPKIWDPYEILGISRSADEKAISRHYKRLSLIYHPDKIRPDPSKNETIETLNERFVELTKAYKALTDEEVRNNYIQYGHPDGKQSFSIGIALPKLIVSEGNGKYVLLVYGALLGVLLPYIVGKWWYGSQRYTKEKVLVASAGNIFREYKEDITDGGIINALSAGVEFKDMLKGPRAEAGLAKLEKKVLAEGSILVPETRKTLSQMDDSTRRKALALLWAYLGRIDLEDATLNGEKYEAAPIALSLNEAFIAISLAFGNLHPILGSFRTSQHLIQAVAPGSSPLLQLPYFNNQVVKAIEGADAKDHYTVQKFMSLPEDKRRSLTVGAGLLSEKQYSTAVSVAKQLPVLEVSRAFFKVMGEKVITPSSLVQLVVKARFIPPGSTNIPEVNPAELEDVDPDEDDLDALMGRKPPKNRPTRTVNGQQVENKIEIIQPPLAHAPYLARDHSPRWHIFLADAKQGKMAVPPFTFTTFDQPLFDEAGKPTFNVQTLKMQFQAPPQVGDFSFVMHMMCDSYLGLDTKLDITLHVDDPAKAAALEEEDDISEPDEDSIAGQMQALKTGQPPRKKARKPSDESSEEESDTDGDAGDTSDTNTETDVED from the exons ATGTCTACAGATTACAACTATGATGAACAG GGACAATTTTTCCCGTTCTTTATCCTGACTCTTACGGGCCTCGTCACCCTCCCTCTCACATACAACCTTCTCAAGCCGAGCAAGG AGCTCGAGAATACCGCCCCCCGGATACAGTCAGATTACAAGCCAGAACATGGCGATCTCATCGAAGCACAGAAGCGCAAACGCCTGCGCAAGGAACGCCGTATCAAGCGCATCGTGACCGTCATTGCAGGCTATGCTATCATGGCATGGATGGCCTATCTCATTGTCGTCACTGCGCGAACCGCGCCCAAGATCTGGGATCCATACGAAATTCTGGGTATCTCAAGG AGCGCGGACGAAAAAGCCATCTCCAGACACTACAAACGTCTTTCTCTCATTTACCATCCCGACAAAATCCGCCCTGATCCCTCTAAGAATGAGACCATCGAGACCCTCAACGAGCGCTTCGTTGAGCTGACCAAAGCCTACAAAGCTCTGACAGATGAAGAAGTACGGAATAACTACATTCAATACGGCCACCCCGATGGCAAGCAGAGTTTCAGCATCGGTATTGCTCTCCCCAAGCTCATCGTTTCAGAAGGAAATGGGAAATACGTCCTGTTGGTCTACGGAGCTCTGCTCGGCGTCCTGTTGCCTTATATAGTTGGAAAGTGGTGGTATGGATCTCAGCGCTACACCAAGGAGAAAGTTTTAGTCGCAAGCGCCGGCAACATCTTCCGGGAATACAAGGAAGACATCACCGATGGCGGTATCATCAATGCGCTGTCCGCGGGCGTTGAGTTTAAGGACATGCTGAAGGGCCCTCGCGCGGAAGCTGGACTTGCGAAactcgagaagaaggtcttgGCTGAAGGTTCGATACTGGTACCCGAGACTCGGAAGACTCTGTCACAGATGGACGATTCCACTCGGCGAAAGGCGCTCGCATTACTGTGGGCTTATTTGGGCAGGATTGACTTGGAGGATGCTACGCTGAATGGAG AGAAATACGAGGCAGCTCCAATTGCCCTCTCTCTGAACGAAGCATTTATAGCCATTTCCCTCGCCTTTGGTAACCTTCATCCTATTCTCGGCTCCTTCCGCACATCACAGCATCTAATTCAAGCTGTTGCTCCGGGCTCGTCGCCATTGCTGCAACTGCCATACTTCAACAACCAAGTCGTCAAGGCTATTGAAGGCGCAGATGCCAAGGATCATTACACCGTGCAGAAGTTCATGAGTTTGCCCGAAGACAAGCGGCGCAGTCTGActgttggtgctggtctCCTGTCCGAGAAGCAGTATTCAACAGCCGTGTCCGTCGCCAAGCAACTACCCGTCCTTGAAGTCTCCAGGGCCTTCTTTAAGGTGATGGGGGAGAAGGTCATTACCCCAAGCAGTCTGGTGCAACTAGTTGTGAAAGCCCGATTCATTCCCCCAGGTTCCACCAACATCCCTGAAGTGAACCCCGCCGAACTGGAAGACGTTGACCCAGATGAGGACGACCTCGATGCTCTCATGGGCCGAAAGCCCCCCAAGAACAGACCTACCAGGACTGTCAACGGCCAACAGGTCGAGAACAAGATTGAGATTATTCAACCCCCTCTCGCTCACGCACCCTACCTGGCTCGCGACCACTCTCCTCGCTGGCACATTTTCCTGGCCGATGCCAAGCAGGGCAAGATGGCCGTTCCTCCATTCACCTTCACCACCTTCGACCAGCCCCTGTTCGACGAGGCAGGAAAGCCAACCTTCAACGTTCAGACACTCAAGATGCAGTTCCAGGCTCCTCCTCAGGTAGGAgacttttcttttgtcaTGCACATGATGTGTGACAGCTATTTGGGTCTCGACACAAAGCTGGACATCACGCTACATGTCGACGATCCAGCCAAGGCGGCTGctctcgaggaagaagacgacatCAGCGAGCCTGATGAAG ATTCTATTGCTGGCCAAATGCAAGCTTTGAAAACCGGCCAACCACCCAGGAAGAAGGCACGGAAGCCCTCAGATGAGTCtagcgaggaggagagtgatACGGATGGCGATGCGGGAGATACCAGCGACACGAACACAGAAACTGACGTTGAGGATTAA
- a CDS encoding Zn(II)2Cys6 transcription factor domain-containing protein, with protein MSRQPKLCPKSHIPGYPNAFCDLAALASLSQSDPRSGSGEEKPEQRLFRVKRKHVLKACDRCRVKKTKCDGKQPCNRCSAHNHPCLFRERKATQTKVYSRGFVEMLESHHSLVVKALQKLYKLSLNKEGFPGEPLPEASDGYPLTHAILDRLGLIKQAEENPEDSNEDSEDLQYLRLLSTSAECSATTDPSPEPATPPEPSSSNCSPVDLSPVGTGWKWNFPSIQTVRSEHYHSYLNQDFAGLPPSRTDDLAGDTACLSTAATVLGHNHPYLYYLDTCNADAKESLGSCVTAGPGFQQPATATEMSVNMLGGFNVHLQEQQPIHPPLVPDWSYPHD; from the exons ATGTCACGGCAACCGAAACTTTGCCCTAAGTCGCACATACCGGGCTATCCAAATGCGTTCTGTGATCTCGCAGCGTTAGCCTCATTGTCACAGTCGGATCCTCGGTCCGGGTCAGGTGAAGAGAAGCCGGAACAGCGACTCTTTCGAGTCAAGCGAAAGCATGTCCTGAAAGCTTGCGATCGTTGCAGGGTCAAGAAAACCAAG TGTGATggaaagcagccatgcaacCGCTGCTCAGCGCATAACCATCCCTGCCTCTTCCGAGAGAGGAAGGCCACGCAGACGAAAGTCTACTCCAGAGG ATTCGTTGAGATGCTCGAATCGCATCACTCACTAGTTGTCAAGGCGTTACAGAAACTCTACAAACTTTCTCTGAACAAGGAGGGATTCCCCGGAGAACCTCTTCCCGAAGCTTCTGATGGATACCCCCTGACGCACGCTATCTTGGATCGTTTGGGACTGATCAAACAAGCTGAGGAGAACCCTGAAGACAGCAACGAGGACTCGGAAGATCTACAGTATCTGCGCTTGCTGTCCACCTCGGCTGAATGCAGCGCAACGACAGATCCCTCTCCAGAACCAGCTACTCCGCCCGAGCCCTCGTCCAGCAACTGCAGTCCCGTCGACCTCTCCCCTGTAGGGACTGGATGGAAGTGGAACTTCCCTTCAATCCAGACTGTCCGCTCAGAACATTATCATAGCTATCTGAACCAGGATTTTGCTGGGCTGCCGCCATCTCGGACTGACGATCTCGCTGGTGATACTGCATGTCTGAGCACAGCGGCAACTGTGCTCGGCCATAACCATCCATACCTTTACTATCTAGATACTTGTAACGCGGATGCCAAAGAGTCGCTTGGCTCCTGCGTGACTGCCGGGCCTGGTTTTCAACAACCTGCGACCGCTACCGAGATGTCTGTTAATATGCTTGGAGGCTTCAATGTCCACCTGCAAGAGCAGCAGCCTATTCACCCGCCTCTTGTTCCAGACTGGTCCTACCCACACGATTAG
- a CDS encoding D-arabinono-1,4-lactone oxidase, whose translation MEFQQVYYSQTMNPSISRELNPLDPAVLRATSDHLHHTWAKTFYSRPELYIRPRSIAEIQKVVTLARRCRRRLVTVGSGHSPSDLTCTSSWLVNLDDFNRILHIDRETHVVTVEAGIRLRDLGRQLEEHGLTLSNLGSIDSQSIAGVISTGTHGSSLRHGLISECIISLTLMLANGQLVRCSATSNPDLFRAALISLGALGIIVEVTFQAEPIFKVAWRQTRRALSSVLAEWSSGLWTSHEFVRVWWMPYEKSAVVWHADKTDLPLRKPPKTFYGEWIGYHIYHNLLALSNYFPRILPWVEWFVFGLQYGFKAEKTVTEAVEPAREGLLMNCLYSQFVNEWALPLAKGPEAITRLSAWLHGDMETARIPFSANGLWVHCPIEVRVADSTYLGKPRPFLDPTCADGPTLYLNATLYRPYHRDPPCKDRYYEAFEWLMRELGAKPHWAKNFKTGRQELHKLYGKDMDEWLRVRKEVDPDGLFLGEWHHRHLPLSGDEKETESASSTAFPLSEREQLRRRIDIRGAGDGLEWIGDKRWQATSGRSADALSSLEEKNLEYVSGSSPPMTATSEESFDLLAAGEASIVLSGDGS comes from the coding sequence ATGGAATTCCAACAAGTCTATTATAGTCAAACGATGAACCCATCTATCTCTCGCGAGCTCAACCCCCTCGACCCCGCGGTACTCCGCGCGACGTCCGACCATCTGCATCACACTTGGGCTAAGACCTTCTACTCACGCCCCGAATTGTATATCCGACCGCGATCTATTGCTGAAATCCAAAAGGTGGTGACGCTGGCTCGTCGGTGCCGTCGTCGCCTGGTCACCGTCGGCAGCGGTCATTCGCCGTCCGATTTGACCTGCACTTCTTCGTGGTTGGTCAACCTCGACGATTTCAATCGCATTCTACATATTGATCGGGAGACACATGTTGTGACTGTCGAGGCCGGTATACGGTTGAGAGATCTCGGTCGGCAGTTGGAGGAACATGGTTTGACGTTGTCGAATTTGGGCAGCATTGACAGCCAGTCTATTGCGGGTGTCATTTCAACTGGGACCCATGGCAGCTCCCTGCGGCATGGTCTGATCTCAGAATGTATCATTTCGCTGACTCTGATGTTGGCGAACGGGCAGCTGGTGCGCTGTAGCGCAACCAGCAACCCGGACCTTTTCCGCGCGGCCTTGATCTCTCTTGGGGCATTGGGTATTATTGTCGAAGTCACTTTCCAGGCTGAACCGATATTCAAGGTTGCTTGGAGACAGACGCGACGAGCGCTGTCCAGCGTGCTGGCCGAGTGGTCCTCCGGTCTGTGGACTTCGCATGAGTTTGTGCGTGTCTGGTGGATGCCGTATGAGAAGAGTGCGGTTGTGTGGCATGCGGACAAGACTGATCTGCCACTGCGGAAACCCCCCAAGACGTTCTATGGGGAGTGGATTGGTTATCATATCTACCATAACCTGTTAGCGCTCTCCAACTATTTCCCCCGTATCCTTCCCTGGGTCGAATGGTTCGTCTTTGGCTTGCAATATGGGTtcaaggcggagaagactGTGACGGAAGCCGTAGAGCCTGCCCGTGAGGGGCTTCTGATGAACTGTCTGTACTCACAGTTTGTCAACGAATGGGCACTCCCTCTCGCGAAGGGCCCTGAAGCGATCACACGCCTGTCGGCCTGGCTTCATGGTGACATGGAGACCGCTCGTATCCCGTTCTCGGCCAATGGGCTGTGGGTACATTGCCCCATTGAAGTCAGAGTCGCAGATTCCACCTATTTGGGAAAACCTCGCCCTTTCCTTGACCCCACTTGCGCCGATGGGCCTACTTTGTATCTCAACGCGACTCTCTATCGTCCATACCATCGGGATCCCCCATGTAAGGATCGCTACTACGAAGCGTTCGAGTGGCTCATGCGGGAGTTGGGTGCGAAGCCACACTGGGCTAAGAATTTCAAAACAGGGCGCCAGGAGCTGCATAAGCTCTACGGCAAGGACATGGATGAGTGGCTGAGAGTGCGGAAGGAGGTAGATCCTGATGGCTTGTTCCTCGGAGAATGGCATCATCGCCACCTACCCTTGTCTGGTGACGAGAAAGAAACGGAGTCGGCCAGCTCAACCGCTTTCCCGCTTTCGGAGCGCGAACAACTCCGTCGCCGGATAGATATTCGTGGAGCTGGTGATGGTCTCGAATGGATTGGAGATAAACGGTGGCAGGCGACTTCAGGGCGTTCAGCTGATGCCTTGTCGAgtctcgaggagaagaatTTGGAGTATGTATCAGGTTCGAGTCCTCCTATGACAGCCACCAGCGAGGAAAGCTTCGACttgcttgctgctggtgaggCAAGTATTGTGCTTTCAGGTGACGGCTCGTAA